TCTGTGGCGACGATCCCGAGATCACGTCCGTCGAGGACGTGTCGTACGAGGGGACCTGCGAGATTTCGGCCGACTGACCCGAGACGACGGGACCGTTAGCTCCGCAGAAGTCCGCCGTCGATCGGCACTTCGGACCCGTTGACGAAACTGGCACGCGGACTCGAGAGGAAGGCGACGACCTCGCCGAGTTCCCGGGGATCCCCGATGCGATCCATCGGGATCTCGCCCGCCATGTCGGCCAGTCCCGCCTCGTAGTCGTCGTAGGTGCCGCGGTCGACGCGGGCCTCGACCAGTTCCTCGATTCGCGACGTCTCGATCGTCCCCGGCAGCACCGCGTTAGCCCGGATCTCCGGCGCGAACTCCCGTGAAATTGTCTTCACGAGACCGATCACGCCCCGGCGCACCGAGTTCGAGAGGAGCAGTCCGTCCGCGACCTCCCGCACCGTCCGCGAGGTGATACAGGTGATCGTCCCGTCCGCCGAGTCGAGCAGGTGCGGGTGGGCCTCCTCGATCGTCCAGACGACGCTCATCACCAGCAGATCGTAGGCCTGGTACCAGTCCTGTTCGTCGGTCTCGAGGAAGGTCGTGCTCGGCGGCCCGCCCGAGGACGTTACGAGGTGATCGAGCCCGCCGAAGGCGTCGACCGTCTCGCTCACGAGGTGGGAGACGTCGTCGGGGTCGGTGAGGTCGGCCTGGACGGCGAGTACGTCACCTTCCGCCGTTTCCTCGAGTTCGTCGCGCGCCGCGTCGAGTCGATCGGCGTCGCGACCGCAGATCGTCACGTTCGCACCCTCTTCGGCGATCGCCCGGGCGGACGCAAAGCCGAGGCCGCTCGAAGACGCCGTCACCAGTGCCGCGTTTCCGTCGAGTTCGAGGTCCATACTGAATTCCAGGAAGGCGGGATACAAATCTCTCGGGGGATCTTGTATCGTGATAGTTTGGAACAGATTGGGCAATATTCAGTCCGTGGGATGGGTTTGAACTGAAAAGATACTTTTATGATACTTTATGAGAAACTGCCAGGGAAAGCCAAACGCCATAGCAGGTCGAGGATATCCCGCGTGGAAAATCATGGAAGACTATGACGTTGTATTCCAAGGTAGGCCCTCATATATCACAATTATTCGAAATGGAACTAAACCGATTAATTATTTAAATGGCTGAATCTACTAATATAGTACAAAAGAGCTTTGAACTTCAAAAGAAAAACTCGTTCCCAAAGGACGAGCGGGATTACGCCGTCGTCGATTTCTACCCCGACGAGGATCGAGTCGTAATTCTCGGCTGTCTCGTGAACGGCAACTCGCTCCATCAGCTCTCGCTTGAGGACCTCTCGCTCGAAAACGAGCTAGTGATGACCGGTTCTAGCCTTTACTTGTATCGCCTCGTCGTCGAATTCGCGAACGGCATCCCGGAAGTATTCGAAATCGAACATTACGACGTGGACGGGGACCAACAGTACAGGGTCTTAGAACAGCACATTCCGCCCGACGATCCCGACCGTGAGTGCGGGACGCGCCCGAGTTGACGCACCTCGCGCCCGGTACCCGACGTGAATTACGGTCAGTCCGACCCCAGCCGCTCGAAGTAGATCGTCCGTCGATCAGTCCTGGTGACGAACGCGGACCATCCCCTCCGACGTCACGCCGACGATCAGCGGCGACGCGATCTTTCGGCCGGTGACCGCGTTGCCGGCGGCGTCGCTGACGACTTTCATCAGGTCCGGGGCGGTGTGGTCGACCTTGACGCCGGCCTCGTCGCAGGCGTCGTAGACCATCTGCGGGACGTCGTAGAGGTCGGTGTCCGCGGAAACGCGAACGCGAACCGGCGCGCGAAGCGCCTCCGCGAAGGCGACAGTCTCCCTGGCCTTGGACAGGTTCTCGCGGGCGCTGGCCTCGATCGAGGAGACGTTCGCTCGCGAGGTGCCGAGTTCGTCGGCGATGTCAGCCTGCGAGACGTCCCGCTCGCGGAGGGCAAGCACCTGGGCCTGACGGTGGGTCAACACGCTCGTTTCGGGGTCGAACCCGATGTCGTCGAGCAACTCCTCGACGTCGTCGATCACGGCGATCGCCTCCGGGGAACTCGCACGCTCATACGTCACGCTAGACGACGGCGTGACCAAAGTTTCCACGGTCCCCCGGCCCCGAAATCGAACTCGATCCGGGTCACGGGTAGTCGGTTCGCGCACAGCGACGCGGTCTGGGAGCGGCTCGACTCGATCGCGCCAGCGTCCGTTTGCAGAGGACGCCGATCGGACCGGAACCCAGAGGAAAAACCGCGTCAGTACGTCAATTCCCAGCGTTCGTCGTCGATCGCCGAGAGTTCCTCCGCGACGCCCTCGGCGAATCGGTACTCGTCGCCCTCGCGAACGACCGTTCCGGCCCGTTCGAGGTGCTCGAGGTGGGCGTAGGACTCGCCGGGGCCGTGGAGGATGTGAATGTCCTCCAGGTCGCCGAACAGGTCGGCGCTGACGGTCCAGGTGTCACACGGGCCCAGCCGATCGAGCGCGTCGAGCACCCGGTAGGACCGCTCCTCGTGGTGGTCGATGATGTAGGCGGCTCGATCGGCCGGCTCGTCGATCGGGTCGCGGTGGCCGGGCCAGGCGCGATCGTAGTCGGCGTCGACGATCCCCTGCAGCGCGCGGAGGTACTTCGCGAGCGGATTGTCGACGCGGACGTCCGCGCCGCCGACGTTCGGCGTGTAGACGGGGAGCAGGGCGTCGCCCGTGAACGCCTCGCGCCGGCCGTCGAGTTCAGTCTCGAAGACGCACAGGCCCGCCGCGTGGCCCGACGTGTGGACGACGCGGAGTTCGCGCCCGTCGAACGAGAAGGCGTCGCCGCTCTCGATCGGCGTCACGGTCGGATTCTCGGCGGAGACGTCCGCACTGACCATGAGGTTCCGGAGGACTTCCCGTCCCGCCTCGGGCATCCCCCACTGCTCGAAGTACCGCTCCTGTC
The nucleotide sequence above comes from Halosolutus halophilus. Encoded proteins:
- a CDS encoding SDR family oxidoreductase; amino-acid sequence: MDLELDGNAALVTASSSGLGFASARAIAEEGANVTICGRDADRLDAARDELEETAEGDVLAVQADLTDPDDVSHLVSETVDAFGGLDHLVTSSGGPPSTTFLETDEQDWYQAYDLLVMSVVWTIEEAHPHLLDSADGTITCITSRTVREVADGLLLSNSVRRGVIGLVKTISREFAPEIRANAVLPGTIETSRIEELVEARVDRGTYDDYEAGLADMAGEIPMDRIGDPRELGEVVAFLSSPRASFVNGSEVPIDGGLLRS
- a CDS encoding Tfx family DNA-binding protein; the encoded protein is MTYERASSPEAIAVIDDVEELLDDIGFDPETSVLTHRQAQVLALRERDVSQADIADELGTSRANVSSIEASARENLSKARETVAFAEALRAPVRVRVSADTDLYDVPQMVYDACDEAGVKVDHTAPDLMKVVSDAAGNAVTGRKIASPLIVGVTSEGMVRVRHQD
- a CDS encoding MBL fold metallo-hydrolase; its protein translation is MDRIPLSNSAFEGDNNAYLFADGEETVLIDTGDWMAATRDQLEAAFAERGLEFADVDRIFLTHWHHDHVGLAGEIQAESGADVYVHENDAALVEGDEDAWDVMFERQERYFEQWGMPEAGREVLRNLMVSADVSAENPTVTPIESGDAFSFDGRELRVVHTSGHAAGLCVFETELDGRREAFTGDALLPVYTPNVGGADVRVDNPLAKYLRALQGIVDADYDRAWPGHRDPIDEPADRAAYIIDHHEERSYRVLDALDRLGPCDTWTVSADLFGDLEDIHILHGPGESYAHLEHLERAGTVVREGDEYRFAEGVAEELSAIDDERWELTY